Proteins encoded in a region of the Pseudomonas viciae genome:
- a CDS encoding PA4780 family RIO1-like protein kinase: protein MKTPKRIEPLIEDGLVDEVLRPLMSGKEAAVYVVRCGNELRCAKVYKEANKRSFRQAAEYQEGRKVRNSRQARAMAKGSKFGRKETEDAWQNAEVAALFRLASAGVRVPKPYDFLEGVLLMELVADEYGDAAPRLNDVVLEPDQAREYHAFLISQIVLMLCTGLVHGDLSEFNVLLTPTGPVIIDLPQAVDAAGNNHAFSMLERDVGNMASYFGRFAPELRRTKYAKEMWALYEAGTLHPASVLTGEFDEPEELADVGGIMREIEAARLDEERRQAVRAADDAPPGKTEEPPPPWMQ from the coding sequence ATGAAGACTCCAAAACGCATTGAACCCCTGATCGAGGACGGTCTGGTCGACGAGGTGCTGCGCCCACTCATGAGTGGTAAAGAAGCAGCTGTTTATGTGGTGCGCTGCGGCAACGAGCTACGTTGCGCCAAGGTCTACAAGGAGGCGAATAAGCGAAGTTTTCGTCAGGCGGCCGAATATCAGGAAGGCCGCAAGGTCCGCAACAGCCGCCAGGCTCGTGCCATGGCCAAAGGCTCCAAGTTTGGTCGCAAGGAAACCGAGGACGCCTGGCAGAACGCCGAAGTGGCGGCGCTGTTCCGCTTGGCAAGCGCCGGTGTGCGCGTGCCCAAGCCGTACGACTTCCTTGAAGGCGTGCTGCTGATGGAGCTGGTGGCCGACGAGTACGGCGATGCGGCGCCGCGTCTGAACGATGTGGTGCTGGAGCCGGACCAGGCCCGTGAATACCATGCGTTCCTGATTTCCCAGATCGTGCTGATGCTGTGTACCGGCCTGGTGCACGGTGACCTGTCGGAGTTCAACGTACTGCTCACGCCGACAGGCCCGGTGATCATCGATCTGCCGCAAGCCGTGGATGCCGCGGGTAACAACCATGCCTTCAGCATGCTGGAACGGGACGTGGGCAACATGGCCTCCTACTTCGGTCGGTTTGCGCCGGAGCTCAGGCGCACCAAGTACGCGAAGGAGATGTGGGCGCTGTATGAAGCCGGAACCTTGCACCCGGCCAGTGTGCTGACTGGCGAATTCGACGAGCCGGAAGAATTGGCGGACGTTGGCGGGATCATGCGCGAGATCGAGGCCGCCCGCCTGGACGAGGAACGTCGGCAAGCCGTTCGCGCCGCCGACGATGCCCCACCCGGCAAAACCGAAGAACCGCCTCCGCCCTGGATGCAGTGA
- a CDS encoding AraC family transcriptional regulator, which produces MPTNGHQQLERRIPDLTELPRPLYARVESLSAGSWTQAHRHDWVQFSYAISGVLGVHTAEGSFFAPPQRGIWIPADLEHHVVTSTRAEMRSLYVHRQACPWADERCRVLEVTPLARELIKVFCQMPADYPQGDSREERLVQVLLDQLATLPEVGFSLPLPRHPRLLGLCNELIERPEQNVTLQAWAERLGTSEKTLMRLFQRETGLSFRAWRQRVRLLSSLGSLEKGDSVTSAALSCGYDSTSAFIVAFKGMFGFTPGELFKS; this is translated from the coding sequence ATGCCGACTAACGGACACCAGCAGCTCGAACGGCGCATTCCCGACCTGACGGAATTGCCGAGGCCGCTGTATGCCCGTGTTGAAAGCTTGAGCGCCGGCTCCTGGACGCAAGCTCATCGGCATGATTGGGTGCAGTTTTCCTACGCTATCAGTGGCGTTCTCGGCGTGCACACCGCCGAGGGCAGCTTCTTCGCACCGCCACAGCGGGGCATCTGGATCCCGGCTGACCTGGAGCATCATGTCGTGACCTCCACCCGGGCGGAAATGCGCAGCCTGTATGTCCATCGCCAAGCCTGCCCATGGGCCGATGAGCGCTGCCGGGTGTTGGAGGTCACGCCGCTGGCTCGGGAGTTGATCAAGGTTTTTTGTCAGATGCCGGCTGATTATCCACAGGGCGATAGCCGGGAGGAGCGCTTGGTGCAGGTGTTGCTCGACCAGTTGGCAACCCTGCCGGAAGTGGGTTTTTCCCTGCCGCTGCCTCGACATCCTCGCCTGCTGGGGCTGTGCAACGAACTGATCGAACGGCCCGAGCAGAACGTCACCTTGCAAGCCTGGGCCGAACGCCTTGGCACATCGGAAAAAACCCTGATGCGCCTGTTCCAGCGTGAAACCGGCCTGAGCTTTCGCGCCTGGCGCCAGCGCGTGCGCTTGCTGTCGTCCCTGGGGTCGCTGGAGAAGGGCGATAGCGTGACCAGCGCGGCGTTGTCCTGTGGGTATGATTCTACGTCTGCTTTTATCGTGGCGTTCAAGGGGATGTTCGGGTTTACGCCGGGGGAGTTGTTCAAGTCTTGA
- a CDS encoding bile acid:sodium symporter family protein: MHIFRHLKRMVTDWFLCGMLLATLLAYFFPTFGASGGAMHAEWVVNIGIFVVFFLHGVNLSGEQIRHGLKNTRLHLMVQGFTFGVFPLLWLLSNWLLGSHVPSLLMLGFFYLCALPSTISSSVALTGSAGGNVPAAILNASLSSVLGVVLTPLLVSFVVGSGAGGIDLGSTLLDLCMMLLLPLVLGQFLRRWLAGFFGRYKRYTSVIDKLVILLLVYAAFCNSMVSGIWQQQGHGVLLSAVIGSAVLLAIILWMTTRTARALRFSNTDEIAAVFCASKKSLAAGVPMAALIFGNNPGLGLILLPIMIYHPLQLIVCSILAERYASQQRALASQQDGAILTAR; this comes from the coding sequence ATGCATATCTTCAGACACCTCAAACGCATGGTGACCGACTGGTTCCTCTGCGGCATGTTGCTCGCCACACTGCTGGCGTATTTCTTTCCAACCTTTGGCGCCAGCGGCGGCGCCATGCACGCCGAGTGGGTGGTCAATATCGGCATCTTCGTGGTGTTCTTCCTGCACGGGGTCAACCTGTCCGGCGAGCAGATCCGCCACGGCCTGAAAAACACCCGGCTGCACCTGATGGTGCAGGGGTTTACCTTTGGCGTGTTTCCGTTGCTCTGGCTGCTCAGCAACTGGCTATTGGGCAGTCATGTGCCGTCGTTGCTGATGCTGGGGTTCTTTTACCTGTGCGCCCTGCCCTCGACCATTTCCTCCTCGGTGGCCCTGACCGGCAGCGCCGGCGGCAATGTGCCGGCAGCGATTCTCAACGCGAGCCTGTCGAGTGTACTGGGGGTGGTCCTGACGCCGTTGCTGGTCAGTTTCGTGGTCGGCAGCGGTGCCGGCGGCATTGACTTGGGTTCGACCTTGCTCGACCTGTGCATGATGTTGCTGCTGCCGCTGGTGCTGGGACAGTTCCTGCGGCGTTGGCTGGCGGGCTTTTTCGGTCGGTACAAACGCTACACCAGCGTCATCGACAAATTGGTGATCCTGCTACTGGTCTACGCGGCGTTCTGCAATTCGATGGTGTCGGGGATCTGGCAACAGCAAGGCCACGGCGTGTTGCTCAGCGCGGTGATCGGCAGCGCCGTGCTGCTGGCAATCATTTTGTGGATGACCACCCGCACCGCCCGGGCCCTGCGGTTCAGCAACACCGATGAAATCGCGGCGGTGTTCTGTGCCAGCAAGAAGTCCCTGGCCGCCGGGGTGCCGATGGCGGCGTTGATTTTCGGCAACAACCCCGGCCTGGGATTGATCCTGTTGCCGATCATGATCTACCACCCGTTGCAGCTGATCGTTTGCTCGATCCTCGCCGAGCGCTACGCCAGCCAGCAGCGGGCACTGGCGTCTCAACAGGACGGCGCGATCCTCACCGCTCGATAA
- a CDS encoding DUF4123 domain-containing protein: protein MNAAAMPGASPQWLLLDVPGAPGAARLLQEQFAGARRFALFEGTELHGLREHGPLLVDLRQSPALAGLCHLDAGAWPGLLLVSASPVAPLLAHLRRMLTVTLGLHHKALLNYYNPHTASYFFDGCDPRELSCWLGPIGWLRWFGGTWADRAIGSQGWQQLSNPGLPVQALENEHSLSDRQQRQLQQCLLERHAWQWSCSTGRDYRLLWGDLQQGLTLGFTERPVLDDWLWLRLQYPDAQPVSGLPGGSQRERLDHLRRLWRDSPD from the coding sequence ATGAACGCTGCCGCCATGCCTGGAGCTTCGCCTCAATGGCTATTGCTCGACGTACCGGGCGCTCCCGGGGCTGCACGACTTCTGCAAGAACAGTTTGCCGGGGCTCGACGCTTTGCCTTGTTCGAAGGCACCGAGTTGCATGGGCTGAGGGAACACGGTCCGCTGCTGGTGGATTTACGGCAATCACCGGCGCTGGCCGGTCTGTGTCATCTGGATGCCGGTGCCTGGCCGGGGCTGCTGTTGGTAAGCGCATCGCCAGTCGCGCCATTGCTGGCGCATCTGCGGCGTATGCTCACGGTGACCCTGGGCCTGCATCACAAAGCCTTGTTGAACTACTACAACCCGCACACCGCCAGCTACTTTTTCGACGGTTGCGACCCGCGGGAGCTCAGTTGCTGGTTGGGGCCCATCGGGTGGCTGCGCTGGTTCGGCGGCACCTGGGCCGACCGGGCGATCGGCAGCCAGGGCTGGCAGCAATTGTCCAATCCCGGTTTACCGGTGCAGGCGCTGGAGAACGAGCACAGCCTCAGTGACCGGCAGCAGCGTCAGTTGCAGCAATGCCTGCTGGAGCGTCATGCCTGGCAATGGTCTTGCTCCACGGGGCGGGATTACCGCCTGCTCTGGGGAGACTTGCAGCAGGGCTTGACGCTGGGCTTCACCGAACGGCCGGTGCTCGACGACTGGCTGTGGCTGCGCCTGCAATACCCCGACGCCCAGCCAGTGTCGGGGCTGCCGGGCGGTTCGCAACGCGAGCGGCTCGATCATCTGCGACGGTTGTGGCGGGACAGTCCGGATTGA
- a CDS encoding MATE family efflux transporter, with protein MSNLITDWRDNLTHRRVWALAAPMILSNISVPLVALVDSTVIGHLPHAHQLGAVAVGASLYTVLAWAMGFLRMGSTGFAAQAAGRGDGAALRQVLLQGLLLAMGLSIVLGAVGVPLSGVALHFMQPSAELNQLTQDFFHTRLFGLPAALASYALVGWFLGAQNARAPLAILLVTNLVNIALNLWFVIGLDWGVTGSARASVVAEWTGALVGLALAHKTLRAWPGRIAWAALGLWQNWRPLLAVNRDIFIRSLALQAVFFLITVQGARLGDATVAANALLLNGLLLTAHALDGLAHAVEALCGHAIGARDRLALRRSLVVACGWSLIASVGFALLFLLAGHLFIDMQTNIPDVRDTAYRYLPYLAALPLIAVWSYLLDGLFIGATRAREMRNGMLLTLLLVVPFAWALQGLGNHGLWITFLLFMALRSLTLGAIAWHLQRRDEWLAAHAQ; from the coding sequence ATGTCCAACCTGATCACCGATTGGCGCGACAACCTCACCCATCGACGGGTCTGGGCGTTGGCTGCGCCGATGATTCTCTCGAACATTTCCGTGCCGCTGGTGGCGTTGGTGGACAGCACCGTCATCGGCCATTTGCCCCATGCCCACCAGTTGGGCGCGGTGGCGGTCGGGGCGAGTTTGTATACGGTGTTGGCGTGGGCCATGGGGTTCCTGCGCATGGGCTCCACCGGGTTCGCCGCCCAGGCTGCCGGACGCGGGGACGGGGCCGCGTTGCGCCAGGTGTTACTGCAAGGCCTGTTGCTGGCGATGGGGTTGTCGATAGTGCTCGGGGCGGTCGGTGTGCCGTTGAGTGGCGTGGCCTTGCATTTCATGCAGCCGTCCGCCGAACTCAACCAACTGACCCAAGACTTCTTCCATACCCGGCTCTTCGGCCTGCCGGCGGCGCTGGCCAGTTATGCGCTGGTGGGCTGGTTCCTCGGTGCCCAGAATGCCCGGGCACCGTTGGCGATCTTGCTCGTGACCAACTTGGTGAACATTGCCCTGAACCTGTGGTTCGTGATTGGTCTGGACTGGGGTGTGACCGGATCGGCCCGGGCGTCGGTCGTCGCCGAGTGGACCGGGGCGCTGGTCGGCCTGGCCCTGGCTCACAAAACGCTGCGGGCCTGGCCGGGGCGGATTGCCTGGGCGGCGTTGGGGCTGTGGCAAAACTGGCGCCCGCTGCTGGCGGTAAACCGGGACATTTTCATTCGCAGTCTGGCGTTGCAAGCGGTGTTTTTCCTGATCACGGTGCAAGGCGCGCGCCTGGGGGATGCCACCGTGGCAGCCAATGCCCTGCTGCTCAACGGCCTGCTGCTGACCGCCCATGCCTTGGACGGCCTGGCCCACGCTGTCGAAGCACTGTGCGGCCACGCCATTGGCGCCCGCGACCGCCTGGCCCTGCGCCGCTCGCTGGTGGTGGCCTGTGGCTGGTCACTGATTGCCAGCGTCGGTTTTGCCCTGCTGTTTCTGCTCGCCGGCCACCTGTTCATCGATATGCAGACCAACATCCCCGACGTGCGCGACACCGCCTATCGCTACTTGCCCTACCTGGCCGCGCTGCCACTGATTGCAGTCTGGAGCTATCTGCTTGACGGCCTGTTCATCGGCGCCACCCGCGCTCGGGAAATGCGCAACGGCATGCTGCTGACCCTGTTACTGGTGGTGCCGTTCGCCTGGGCGCTGCAAGGGTTGGGCAACCACGGGTTATGGATCACCTTCCTGTTGTTCATGGCATTGCGCAGCCTGACCCTCGGTGCTATCGCCTGGCACTTGCAGCGGCGTGACGAATGGCTCGCTGCTCACGCCCAATAA
- a CDS encoding methyltransferase: protein MSDRHFDQLATRFAEKIYGGAKGAIRLAVLQADLLETLPDRPLRVLDIGAGLGHMSLWLAERGHQVTLAEPAEPMLEGARQRFADAGQSATFIQAPWQELLGQLTAPYDLVLCHAVLEWLAEPHAILPVLHQLTVPGGWLSLAFYNRDALVYRNLLKGHFRKLRKNDMAGEKQSLTPQQPLDPRELAAQLEGLWQVETQSGVRVFHDYMPVEFQGRVELAQLLEMELAHRRHPAFAGLGRYLHWICRPL from the coding sequence ATGAGCGACCGTCATTTCGATCAACTCGCCACGCGCTTTGCGGAAAAAATCTACGGCGGGGCCAAGGGCGCGATCCGTCTGGCGGTGCTGCAGGCCGATCTGCTTGAGACCTTGCCGGATCGCCCGTTGCGGGTGCTGGATATCGGCGCCGGCCTGGGCCACATGTCGTTGTGGTTGGCCGAGCGCGGCCATCAGGTGACCCTGGCCGAGCCGGCCGAGCCGATGCTCGAAGGCGCCCGCCAACGGTTTGCCGATGCTGGCCAGAGCGCCACGTTCATCCAGGCGCCGTGGCAGGAATTGCTCGGTCAGCTCACTGCGCCTTACGACCTGGTGTTGTGTCATGCGGTGCTGGAGTGGCTGGCCGAGCCCCACGCGATCCTGCCGGTGCTGCATCAACTCACGGTCCCGGGTGGTTGGCTGTCCCTGGCGTTCTACAACCGCGACGCGCTGGTCTATCGCAATCTGCTCAAGGGGCATTTCCGCAAATTGCGCAAGAACGACATGGCCGGTGAAAAACAGAGCCTGACGCCACAACAACCCCTTGATCCGCGTGAATTGGCGGCGCAACTTGAAGGCTTGTGGCAGGTCGAAACCCAGAGTGGCGTGCGGGTTTTCCATGACTACATGCCGGTGGAGTTCCAGGGCCGCGTCGAGCTTGCGCAGTTGCTGGAAATGGAGCTGGCCCATCGTCGCCATCCGGCGTTTGCCGGGTTGGGACGTTATCTGCACTGGATCTGCCGTCCCCTCTGA
- a CDS encoding DUF4136 domain-containing protein: MKGRSGLLVLCLGLAACQGSNPYVATSNPLPPAPPEAATVFDRSAYPAPPRDYGRYRSWAWLNGRLPAGTAWADSAQVAEAVSNALDQRGLRPLHDNRPADLFVSADLRLETRVRQVRDDYDSGYYGGYSRHDRYGPGYGMYHSVPMVRTYQEQVVVVRVDLFDARSGQPVWSASAETSQRGNQSEHTDAIREAVEKALSAYPPS; encoded by the coding sequence ATGAAAGGTCGTTCAGGGTTGTTGGTGCTGTGCCTGGGGCTGGCGGCCTGCCAGGGCAGCAACCCGTATGTCGCCACATCTAACCCGCTGCCGCCGGCACCGCCCGAGGCAGCCACGGTGTTCGACCGCAGTGCCTACCCGGCGCCGCCCCGTGATTACGGGCGCTATCGCAGTTGGGCCTGGCTCAACGGCCGTCTGCCAGCGGGTACCGCTTGGGCGGACTCAGCCCAGGTGGCTGAAGCGGTGAGCAATGCCCTGGACCAGCGTGGCCTGCGCCCATTACACGATAACCGGCCGGCCGATCTGTTCGTTAGCGCCGATCTGCGCCTGGAGACTCGCGTGCGCCAGGTTCGGGACGACTATGATTCCGGTTACTACGGCGGCTACAGCCGTCATGACCGCTATGGTCCCGGCTATGGCATGTACCACTCGGTGCCGATGGTGCGCACGTATCAGGAGCAGGTCGTGGTGGTGCGTGTGGATCTGTTCGATGCCCGCAGTGGTCAGCCGGTATGGAGCGCCAGCGCCGAAACCAGCCAGCGCGGCAATCAGAGTGAGCACACCGATGCCATTCGCGAAGCGGTGGAAAAAGCCCTGTCGGCTTATCCTCCAAGTTGA
- a CDS encoding 3-oxoacyl-ACP reductase has product MSDRYIDFANSPIGLRLVGALGLPSPVRLERWQAGRLRPIEGALLLGGGPLTEQVGTFAKRLTDAIFVYGAEPTLASEWIPGHGPKIKAVVYDASHLVQADQLKQLRAFFQPLMKNLDRSAHVVILGRAPESLGDPFAASAQRALEGFSRSLAKELRHGGTLQLLYVGDGAETQLEGALRFFLSPKSAFVSGQVIRLNACGTQVQDWTRPLTGLKALVTGAARGIGASIAETLARDGADVILLDVPQAKADLDALAARLSGRSVTLDICAEDAAAQLIEHLPDGVDIVVHNAGITRDKTLANMTPEFWDAVLAVNLNAPQVLTKALLDSGTLRDNGRVVLLASISGIAGNRGQTNYAASKAGLIGLAQAWAPALQARGISINAVAPGFIETRMTAEIPFALREAGRRMSSLGQGGLPQDVAEAVAWLAQPGTGAVTGQALRVCGQSLLGA; this is encoded by the coding sequence ATGTCAGACCGTTATATCGACTTCGCCAATTCGCCCATTGGCCTGCGTCTGGTCGGGGCCCTCGGCCTGCCATCACCGGTGCGTCTGGAGCGCTGGCAAGCCGGGCGGCTGCGGCCGATCGAGGGGGCGCTGTTGCTGGGCGGCGGGCCGTTGACCGAACAAGTCGGCACATTCGCCAAGCGCCTGACCGATGCCATTTTCGTCTACGGCGCCGAGCCGACCCTGGCCAGCGAGTGGATCCCCGGCCACGGCCCGAAAATCAAGGCAGTGGTGTATGACGCCAGCCATCTGGTGCAGGCTGATCAGCTCAAACAGTTGCGGGCGTTTTTCCAGCCACTGATGAAAAATCTCGACCGCAGCGCCCATGTCGTTATCCTCGGTCGTGCCCCGGAAAGCCTTGGCGATCCGTTCGCCGCCAGTGCCCAGCGGGCGCTGGAGGGTTTCAGCCGCTCCCTGGCCAAAGAACTGCGCCACGGCGGGACGCTGCAACTGCTGTATGTCGGCGACGGTGCCGAAACGCAGCTGGAAGGCGCGCTGCGGTTTTTCCTGTCGCCCAAAAGTGCCTTCGTTTCCGGGCAGGTCATTCGCCTCAACGCCTGCGGCACCCAGGTCCAGGATTGGACCCGACCGCTCACCGGGCTCAAGGCCCTGGTCACCGGCGCAGCCCGGGGGATCGGCGCATCCATCGCCGAAACCCTGGCCCGGGACGGCGCCGACGTGATTCTGCTGGACGTTCCCCAGGCCAAGGCCGACCTCGACGCCCTGGCGGCACGCTTGAGCGGGCGCAGCGTCACGCTGGATATCTGCGCCGAGGACGCCGCCGCACAATTGATCGAGCACCTGCCGGACGGCGTCGACATCGTGGTGCACAACGCCGGTATCACCCGGGACAAGACCCTCGCCAACATGACCCCGGAGTTCTGGGACGCCGTGCTGGCGGTCAACCTCAACGCCCCGCAAGTGCTGACCAAGGCCCTGCTCGACAGCGGCACCCTGCGGGACAATGGCCGCGTAGTGTTGCTCGCGTCCATCAGTGGCATCGCCGGCAATCGCGGGCAAACCAACTACGCCGCAAGCAAGGCCGGGCTGATCGGACTGGCCCAGGCCTGGGCGCCGGCGTTGCAGGCGCGCGGCATCAGCATCAACGCCGTGGCACCGGGCTTCATTGAAACGCGCATGACCGCCGAGATCCCCTTCGCCCTGCGCGAAGCCGGGCGGCGCATGAGTTCCCTGGGCCAGGGTGGCCTGCCCCAGGACGTCGCCGAAGCCGTGGCGTGGCTGGCGCAGCCGGGAACAGGCGCGGTGACCGGGCAGGCGTTGCGGGTCTGTGGGCAAAGCCTTTTGGGAGCATGA
- a CDS encoding DUF4136 domain-containing protein: MFRRLALLAFAVLLSACATNQVNHDFDTSRDFAAYRSWSWKEPALQYRPDDPRIKSDLTEQRIRQAVADQLDQRGLRPAAAGGRGDVLVQAYLIVEDRQQQVTTNYGGGWGSPWNGYWGGPMYNETRNISYKVATVQIDLLDGKDGKLVWRGSDERMLSNSPNPTDRDMAVRETVGRILANYPPR; this comes from the coding sequence ATGTTTCGCCGTCTTGCTCTACTGGCGTTCGCTGTACTGCTCAGCGCCTGTGCTACCAACCAGGTCAACCACGACTTCGACACCAGTCGTGATTTTGCCGCCTATCGCAGCTGGAGCTGGAAGGAACCGGCGCTGCAATATCGGCCCGATGATCCGCGGATCAAGAGCGACCTGACGGAGCAGCGGATTCGCCAAGCCGTGGCCGATCAACTCGACCAACGCGGCCTACGCCCGGCTGCGGCTGGCGGGCGAGGCGATGTGCTGGTCCAGGCCTACCTGATCGTCGAGGATCGCCAACAGCAAGTGACCACCAACTACGGCGGCGGTTGGGGCAGCCCCTGGAATGGCTATTGGGGTGGGCCGATGTACAACGAAACCCGCAACATCAGCTACAAAGTCGCCACCGTGCAGATCGACCTGCTCGACGGCAAGGACGGCAAGCTGGTGTGGCGCGGCAGTGATGAACGAATGCTCAGCAACTCGCCCAACCCGACTGATCGCGACATGGCGGTGCGTGAGACCGTGGGGCGGATTCTGGCCAACTACCCTCCGCGGTAG
- a CDS encoding acetyl-CoA C-acetyltransferase produces MTQLRRVAIIGGNRIPFARSNGPYATASNQAMLTAALEGLIERYNLHGLHIGEVAAGAVLKHSRDMNMTRECVLGSRLSPMTPAYDVQQACGTGLETVLLVANKIALGQIDSGIAGGVDTTSDAPIAVNEGLRRILLQANRAKTTADKIKTFLQLRPQHLVPDLPRINEPRTGLNMGQHCEMMAQTWQIPREEQDRLALDSHQKMAASYAEGWHNDLMTPFLGLTRDNNLRPDLTLEKLASLKPAFEKSAKGTMTAGNSTPLTDGASLVLLGSEEWAKARGLPILAYLRDGETAAVDFVNGAEGLLMAPVYAVPRLLARNGLTLQDFDYYEIHEAFAAQVLCTLKAWEDADYCKTRLGLDAPLGTIDRSRLNVKGSSLAAGHPFAATGGRIVANLAKLLDAAGRGRGLISICAAAGQGVTAIIER; encoded by the coding sequence ATGACACAGCTACGCCGCGTCGCGATTATCGGTGGTAACCGCATTCCCTTCGCCCGCTCCAACGGGCCCTATGCCACCGCCAGCAACCAGGCGATGCTGACCGCTGCCCTCGAGGGGCTGATCGAGCGCTACAACCTGCATGGCCTGCACATCGGCGAGGTTGCCGCCGGTGCGGTGCTCAAGCACTCCCGGGACATGAACATGACCCGCGAATGTGTGCTCGGTTCGCGGTTGTCACCCATGACGCCGGCCTATGATGTACAACAGGCCTGCGGCACCGGGTTGGAGACAGTGCTGCTGGTGGCCAACAAGATCGCCCTGGGCCAGATCGACAGCGGCATTGCTGGCGGGGTAGACACCACTTCGGACGCGCCGATTGCGGTCAATGAGGGGCTGCGCAGGATTCTGCTGCAAGCCAATCGCGCCAAGACCACCGCCGACAAGATCAAGACCTTCCTGCAACTGCGCCCCCAGCACCTCGTTCCTGACCTGCCGCGTATCAACGAGCCGCGCACCGGCCTGAACATGGGTCAGCACTGTGAAATGATGGCGCAGACCTGGCAGATTCCCCGTGAAGAGCAGGATCGATTGGCGTTGGACAGTCATCAGAAAATGGCCGCGTCCTACGCCGAAGGTTGGCATAACGATTTGATGACGCCATTTCTCGGCCTGACCCGGGACAACAACCTGCGCCCGGACCTGACCCTGGAAAAACTCGCCTCCCTCAAACCCGCCTTCGAAAAAAGCGCCAAGGGCACGATGACGGCGGGCAATTCCACGCCACTGACCGATGGCGCCTCGTTGGTGTTGCTGGGTAGCGAAGAATGGGCCAAGGCCCGTGGCCTGCCGATCCTGGCGTACTTGCGGGACGGCGAAACGGCGGCGGTGGATTTCGTCAATGGCGCCGAAGGGCTGCTGATGGCGCCGGTCTACGCCGTGCCGCGACTGCTGGCGCGTAACGGCCTGACCTTGCAGGACTTCGATTACTACGAGATCCACGAGGCGTTTGCCGCCCAAGTGCTGTGCACGTTGAAGGCTTGGGAGGACGCGGATTACTGCAAGACCCGCCTGGGCCTCGACGCGCCGCTGGGCACCATAGACCGCAGCCGCTTGAACGTGAAGGGCAGTTCCCTGGCCGCCGGGCACCCGTTTGCCGCCACGGGCGGACGAATTGTCGCCAACCTCGCCAAGTTGCTGGATGCGGCGGGGCGAGGCCGGGGGCTCATCTCCATTTGCGCCGCCGCCGGCCAGGGTGTGACGGCGATTATCGAGCGGTGA
- a CDS encoding MaoC family dehydratase, with protein sequence MTIQWHEVSGAPSMSGLYAKAATRRKVTGKTLPEEGLRQMVQVNQQRLAAYRKVCGFAENGLLPPTYPHVLAFALQMQLLTARDFPFPLLGLIHLSNRIRVLRPMGGVSQVRASVNVENLQAHPKGAVFDLVTRLDDQLGPLWEATSQMLCKGVQLDGALVEDSPQKSLLLTEVARWTAPADIGRQYAKVSGDYNPIHLSGLSARLFGFPTAIAHGLWNKARTLAALDDHLPDANIEIEVTFKKPVRLPSEVTLLASAAGSSGDLRLVGAGELEHMVGEWRPVG encoded by the coding sequence ATGACGATCCAATGGCATGAGGTAAGTGGCGCGCCGAGTATGTCCGGGCTGTATGCGAAAGCCGCGACACGGCGCAAAGTCACCGGAAAAACGTTGCCCGAGGAAGGATTGCGCCAAATGGTGCAGGTCAATCAGCAACGCCTGGCGGCCTATCGCAAGGTCTGTGGTTTTGCCGAAAACGGGCTGTTGCCGCCGACCTATCCCCACGTCCTGGCGTTCGCCCTGCAAATGCAATTGCTCACTGCCCGGGACTTTCCGTTTCCACTGCTGGGGCTGATCCACTTGAGCAACCGCATCCGTGTGCTACGGCCCATGGGCGGCGTCAGCCAGGTAAGGGCCAGCGTCAATGTCGAAAATCTGCAAGCCCATCCCAAAGGCGCGGTGTTCGACTTGGTGACCCGCCTCGATGATCAACTGGGACCGTTGTGGGAAGCCACGAGCCAAATGCTCTGCAAAGGCGTGCAGTTGGATGGCGCGCTGGTGGAAGACTCGCCGCAGAAAAGCCTGCTGTTGACTGAAGTGGCACGCTGGACGGCACCAGCGGACATCGGTCGGCAGTACGCCAAGGTGTCCGGCGATTACAACCCGATCCACCTGAGCGGCCTCAGCGCCCGACTGTTCGGCTTCCCCACCGCCATCGCCCACGGCCTATGGAACAAAGCCAGGACCCTGGCGGCGCTGGACGACCACCTGCCCGATGCCAACATCGAGATCGAAGTGACCTTCAAGAAACCCGTGCGCCTGCCCAGTGAGGTGACGCTGCTGGCGAGTGCGGCAGGGTCCAGTGGGGATTTGCGATTGGTCGGGGCTGGGGAGTTGGAGCATATGGTAGGCGAGTGGCGGCCGGTTGGCTGA
- a CDS encoding MazG-like family protein: MNLVELTERLHAIRDRNDWRPFHSPKNLAMAASVEMAELVEIFQWLTEDQSRQLPADKLAHAGQEVGDIVLYLLLLCSELGLDMDAVVRSKLADSERRFGQ, encoded by the coding sequence ATGAACCTTGTTGAACTGACCGAACGCCTGCACGCCATTCGTGACCGTAACGATTGGCGGCCATTCCACAGCCCGAAAAACCTCGCCATGGCCGCCAGCGTGGAAATGGCCGAGCTGGTGGAGATTTTCCAGTGGCTGACCGAGGACCAGTCGCGCCAGCTGCCCGCGGACAAACTGGCCCACGCCGGGCAGGAAGTCGGCGACATCGTGTTGTACCTATTGCTGCTGTGCAGTGAACTGGGGTTGGACATGGACGCGGTGGTACGCAGCAAACTGGCCGACAGCGAGCGGCGGTTCGGCCAATGA